The following coding sequences are from one Shewanella eurypsychrophilus window:
- a CDS encoding SecDF P1 head subdomain-containing protein yields the protein MKGFGTYVFILIFSIFSFSAFSHDEKKTDDINAENVKVAALSLVWVARVDKSLKSVEESAKNFTPVIEYRGEQYRLLGSEIISNQDILSLEVHSENTVRIELTELGAANLSRETAKNIGEQMATLLDGDIINVATVQMQLGAKMIMTGLTEEQVKYLVSAWDKGARTYLPPSTTELNVHRPLLWAFSDIDTGS from the coding sequence ATGAAAGGCTTTGGCACATATGTATTTATTTTGATATTCAGCATTTTTTCTTTTAGTGCTTTTAGTCATGATGAAAAGAAAACTGATGATATAAACGCTGAAAACGTAAAGGTGGCAGCACTGAGTTTGGTCTGGGTTGCACGGGTAGATAAAAGCCTTAAGAGTGTTGAGGAGAGCGCAAAAAACTTCACGCCAGTCATTGAGTATCGCGGTGAGCAATACCGCCTGCTTGGAAGTGAAATCATTAGTAACCAAGATATATTAAGCCTTGAAGTTCACTCTGAGAATACTGTGAGGATAGAGCTGACTGAGCTGGGCGCAGCTAATTTATCAAGGGAAACAGCAAAGAATATTGGTGAGCAGATGGCGACTTTACTTGATGGTGACATTATTAATGTTGCGACAGTACAAATGCAGTTAGGCGCTAAAATGATCATGACAGGTCTGACAGAGGAGCAAGTCAAGTATCTGGTATCGGCCTGGGACAAGGGGGCTAGGACCTATTTACCGCCAAGCACCACCGAATTGAATGTACATCGTCCACTCCTCTGGGCCTTTAGCGATATCGATACCGGTTCTTAG
- a CDS encoding NCS2 family permease, whose product MQSEQASSTPVQSTSLPSGSMLDRYFNITQRGSTLKREVIAGLTTFLAMVYSVIVVPNMLGTAGFDSGAVFIATCMIAAFGSLIMGLWANLPMAIGCAISLTAFTAFSMVLGQGISIPVTLGAIFLMGIVFTFVSVTGLRQWILTNLPKGIAHGTGIGIGLFLLLIATNSVQLIVASDVGLPVKLGDIHSLPVIAAIVGLAATIGLERRGVPGGILIVIVALSVFGLIFDPSVKYQGLFAWPDIMSEQSLIGKMDIMGALSPVVLPIVLALVMTAIFDATGTIRAVAGQANLLDKDDNIVGGGKALTSDSVSSIFAGVVGGAPAAVYIESAAGTAAGGKTGLTATIVGLLFLVMMFLAPLSYLVPAYATAPALMYVGLLMLSNVSKLNFDDKVDAMAGLTCAIFIILSSNIVTGIMLGFVTLVIGRICSGEIRALKPGVIAITLGLVIFYMGGWAI is encoded by the coding sequence ATGCAGTCTGAACAGGCTAGCTCTACTCCAGTGCAATCTACTTCATTACCGTCGGGTTCAATGCTCGATCGTTACTTCAATATTACTCAACGAGGCAGCACTCTCAAGCGAGAAGTGATTGCTGGCTTGACGACATTCCTTGCCATGGTCTATTCGGTCATTGTGGTACCGAATATGCTTGGCACAGCAGGCTTTGACTCCGGCGCAGTATTCATTGCCACCTGTATGATAGCGGCCTTTGGCTCATTGATTATGGGGCTTTGGGCCAATCTGCCGATGGCGATCGGTTGCGCCATTTCATTAACGGCTTTTACCGCTTTTAGTATGGTACTCGGGCAAGGGATCTCTATTCCTGTGACCTTGGGCGCCATCTTTTTAATGGGTATTGTATTTACCTTTGTCAGTGTGACAGGTCTTCGTCAGTGGATACTCACTAACTTGCCTAAGGGTATTGCACATGGTACTGGCATAGGGATTGGTTTATTTCTCTTGTTGATTGCAACGAATAGCGTGCAATTAATCGTAGCTAGCGATGTGGGCTTGCCTGTAAAGCTAGGTGATATTCATAGTCTACCTGTCATTGCTGCAATTGTTGGCCTAGCTGCTACTATCGGCCTTGAGCGCCGCGGCGTTCCGGGTGGTATTTTGATTGTGATCGTTGCCTTATCTGTGTTTGGTTTGATTTTCGATCCGAGTGTGAAATATCAAGGGCTCTTCGCTTGGCCTGATATCATGTCTGAGCAGTCACTGATCGGAAAAATGGATATTATGGGAGCCCTTAGTCCTGTGGTATTACCCATCGTTTTGGCCTTAGTCATGACGGCAATATTTGATGCTACAGGGACTATTAGGGCAGTTGCTGGTCAAGCCAACCTGTTAGATAAGGATGATAATATTGTGGGTGGGGGCAAAGCGTTAACGTCAGATTCTGTTAGCAGTATTTTTGCCGGAGTTGTGGGTGGCGCACCCGCAGCTGTGTATATCGAATCCGCTGCGGGAACTGCCGCTGGTGGTAAAACGGGTTTAACCGCGACTATCGTTGGCCTGCTCTTCTTGGTGATGATGTTCTTAGCGCCATTAAGCTATTTGGTCCCAGCTTATGCTACTGCGCCTGCTCTGATGTATGTGGGGTTATTGATGCTAAGTAATGTGAGTAAGCTTAATTTTGATGATAAGGTCGATGCTATGGCTGGTCTGACTTGTGCCATATTTATCATCTTAAGCTCCAATATTGTCACTGGGATTATGCTAGGTTTTGTGACTTTAGTGATAGGGCGTATTTGCTCGGGTGAGATACGAGCACTAAAGCCAGGTGTGATAGCCATTACCTTAGGTTTGGTCATCTTCTATATGGGTGGCTGGGCGATATAA
- a CDS encoding sensor histidine kinase, with protein MNTVTDIETDDEGYLWVATQNGLNRFDGKDFKLYPVTGDHLGPSQKHVNKLFYGRKKQLWLLTNNEGFDLYNPGTDTFTSFNATNSPLPSATYTDIAQDSQGTLWIATDSMGLIHYSPTKNKIIKHYRKAKDHLKSDHISQLYIDRFDRLWIIANDGLSQINNKHEITHYPEITSQIKDNITSIESGHSNTLWIGTKNSGLFIFDIYTNAIKHITSAIGLSGKKINHLKLGRFGKLWLGVEAVGLARYSPKNETIQFFTSDPSNLSSLNSPNVTALSLDNENQLWIGTQGGGLNKTYLEAEIFGHVHPFSFDDNNLQNSNIRSIYRDKSKQLWVGTSLGLYRAMENVHHDIMGFKPFEVPGSKLSQSFISFIQEDKQQRLWVGTRGEGLFIFTPDKRSYIQYKHDPSNLNGLPSDLLLSVYFDHQDNAWLATRNAGVAKYIDEEHGFIQFKHDRENPNSLASNEITSVIQDKDNNYWFASYSNGLTQLSPNGQFTRYSTDTEISIPQKHLTSLFQGEEDLLWVSSSEGVFSFDRVTHETKVFNTDNGLIGNMAYLSMLDNQHRLWVGTSSGLSLLNTRTANIKNFTNIDGLQDNEFNYGAGFIDSDNRIYLGGINGFNYFFASQLPKLSAPRMPVIHGLSVRNTTKNAQLQRSSIQHISQLTLSYLEDTFSFHYHTPELHRASRLSYQYKMVGLHDQWLPANIDQSVHFTGLAAGAYIFLIKSEDINGHYSPVKHINITILPAPWRSWWAYSIYLVSILLLLLLVFYSRWKKFQLQARLLQDKQESEQRLQLSLWGSGDEFWDWNIEKKCIIRSNTFLMYPEVEKHLTETIKSCVHPDDQPLIKSKMDDCLKDNQDKFELTYRSKMLDNTWLWVLNRGQVIERDSSGLALRIAGTIKNIQCQKEAEAKLIALNQHLENRVLDRTLQFQQSNDELKQALEQLEYTQSELVNKEKMATLGGLVASVTHEINTPIGISVTAASHLQESVKVFNKKYSQGDISHEDFEQYQGEVHDASTLILSNLARASKLIKSFKQVSVDQSHEEEHEFNLKLYLDEIFLALNPLLSRTKHQYSYQCPDNIIIFSSPGIFYQIISNLFNNSVVHAYPDGGAGKLTLNVVRSTTGLDIIYQDNGCGMPKEVQAQVFDPFFTTKRGKGGSGLGMNIVFNLVTQELSGDIRLDSEIGEGTRFTISLPESLLVNSD; from the coding sequence ATGAACACAGTCACTGATATAGAAACTGATGATGAAGGTTATCTATGGGTAGCGACCCAAAACGGTTTAAACCGCTTTGACGGTAAAGACTTTAAATTGTATCCAGTGACGGGTGATCATTTAGGTCCGTCACAGAAACACGTCAACAAGCTCTTCTATGGTAGAAAAAAACAACTTTGGTTACTGACCAATAATGAAGGATTCGACCTTTATAATCCTGGTACAGACACATTTACAAGTTTCAATGCCACTAACTCCCCTCTGCCTTCAGCCACTTATACCGATATCGCCCAAGATAGCCAAGGCACCCTATGGATAGCTACAGACTCAATGGGGCTAATCCATTACTCCCCAACAAAGAACAAGATAATTAAGCATTACCGCAAGGCCAAGGACCATTTAAAAAGTGATCATATCAGCCAGCTCTATATAGATAGATTTGATAGGCTGTGGATTATAGCCAATGATGGACTTTCCCAGATAAATAATAAACACGAAATCACCCATTACCCTGAAATCACTAGCCAGATCAAAGATAATATCACTAGTATTGAGTCCGGACACAGTAATACACTTTGGATTGGGACCAAGAATAGCGGGTTGTTTATATTCGATATTTACACAAACGCTATAAAACATATTACTTCGGCAATTGGATTGTCAGGAAAAAAAATTAACCATTTAAAACTGGGAAGGTTCGGCAAGCTGTGGCTCGGAGTAGAAGCTGTAGGCCTTGCAAGGTACTCGCCAAAAAATGAAACCATTCAGTTTTTCACCAGTGATCCCAGCAATTTATCTAGCCTTAACAGCCCTAACGTCACTGCGCTAAGTTTAGATAATGAAAACCAGTTATGGATAGGCACTCAAGGCGGTGGATTAAACAAAACCTATCTTGAAGCCGAGATTTTTGGCCACGTTCATCCTTTTAGCTTCGACGATAACAATTTACAAAATAGTAATATCAGGAGTATTTACCGAGATAAAAGCAAGCAGTTATGGGTTGGAACCTCCTTGGGACTGTATCGTGCTATGGAAAATGTACATCATGACATTATGGGGTTTAAACCATTTGAAGTGCCCGGTTCTAAGCTTTCTCAGAGCTTTATCAGTTTCATTCAGGAAGATAAACAGCAAAGGCTTTGGGTGGGTACTCGCGGTGAGGGGTTGTTTATCTTCACACCGGATAAAAGAAGTTATATTCAATATAAGCATGACCCTAGTAATCTCAATGGCCTACCCAGCGATCTGCTGTTAAGTGTCTACTTCGATCACCAAGATAATGCCTGGCTGGCAACAAGAAATGCCGGTGTCGCTAAATACATAGATGAAGAGCATGGCTTCATTCAATTTAAGCATGACAGAGAAAATCCAAACTCCTTAGCCAGCAACGAAATAACCTCCGTGATTCAAGACAAAGATAACAATTATTGGTTCGCGTCATACAGTAATGGGCTGACGCAATTATCTCCTAATGGACAGTTTACTCGTTACAGTACAGATACCGAAATATCCATCCCCCAGAAGCACTTGACTTCACTCTTTCAAGGCGAAGAAGATCTACTATGGGTAAGCTCCAGCGAAGGTGTATTTTCTTTCGATCGGGTAACTCATGAAACTAAAGTGTTTAACACTGATAATGGCCTTATCGGTAATATGGCCTATTTAAGCATGCTAGATAACCAGCACAGGCTCTGGGTCGGTACATCTTCCGGACTTAGCCTACTGAACACACGAACTGCTAATATAAAAAACTTCACCAACATAGATGGTTTACAAGATAATGAGTTTAACTACGGCGCAGGCTTTATCGATAGCGACAACAGGATATATCTAGGCGGTATTAACGGCTTTAATTACTTCTTTGCTTCTCAACTCCCTAAATTATCGGCTCCAAGAATGCCTGTTATCCATGGCTTAAGTGTGAGAAATACGACAAAAAATGCTCAATTACAGCGTTCATCGATTCAGCACATCAGTCAACTGACCTTAAGCTATCTAGAAGACACTTTTTCTTTCCATTACCATACACCAGAACTGCATCGAGCAAGCCGTTTGAGCTACCAATACAAAATGGTTGGCCTACATGATCAATGGTTACCGGCCAATATAGACCAATCAGTCCATTTCACCGGTTTAGCTGCAGGAGCCTATATATTTCTAATAAAATCTGAAGATATCAATGGTCATTACAGTCCGGTTAAACACATTAATATTACAATACTACCGGCCCCTTGGCGCTCTTGGTGGGCATACTCCATCTATCTTGTGTCAATATTACTATTACTTTTATTAGTGTTTTATAGCAGATGGAAAAAATTCCAACTACAAGCACGTCTATTACAAGACAAGCAAGAAAGTGAACAGCGTTTACAGCTATCTTTATGGGGCAGCGGTGATGAATTTTGGGACTGGAACATAGAGAAGAAATGCATCATAAGATCCAATACCTTTTTGATGTACCCGGAAGTTGAAAAGCATTTAACAGAGACGATAAAGAGCTGCGTACATCCAGACGACCAGCCTTTGATAAAATCTAAAATGGATGATTGTCTTAAGGACAACCAAGATAAATTCGAGCTAACGTATCGCTCAAAAATGCTTGATAACACTTGGCTATGGGTGTTGAATCGAGGTCAAGTGATAGAGCGAGATAGCTCAGGTCTTGCATTGAGGATCGCTGGAACGATTAAAAATATCCAATGCCAAAAGGAAGCTGAAGCTAAGTTAATAGCGCTAAACCAACACCTAGAAAATCGTGTGCTCGATAGAACATTACAGTTTCAGCAAAGTAATGATGAGCTCAAGCAGGCATTAGAGCAGCTGGAATATACTCAAAGCGAATTAGTTAACAAAGAAAAAATGGCCACCTTAGGGGGGTTAGTCGCTAGCGTAACCCATGAGATCAACACCCCCATCGGCATCAGTGTTACAGCAGCTTCTCACCTACAGGAAAGCGTAAAGGTGTTTAATAAGAAATATTCACAAGGCGATATATCCCACGAAGACTTTGAGCAATATCAAGGTGAAGTTCATGATGCTTCCACTCTGATCCTGTCCAATTTAGCTCGCGCTTCGAAGTTGATTAAGAGCTTTAAACAAGTCTCTGTAGATCAATCCCACGAAGAGGAACATGAATTCAATTTAAAGCTCTACTTAGATGAAATATTCTTAGCACTCAATCCTTTACTCTCCAGAACTAAGCACCAGTACTCATATCAATGCCCAGATAATATTATTATTTTTAGTAGCCCTGGCATTTTTTACCAAATAATCAGTAATCTATTTAACAACTCTGTAGTGCATGCCTATCCGGATGGAGGTGCCGGAAAACTCACCCTCAATGTAGTAAGATCAACCACCGGATTAGACATCATCTACCAAGATAATGGCTGTGGTATGCCAAAAGAGGTTCAGGCTCAAGTCTTCGACCCTTTCTTTACCACAAAAAGAGGCAAAGGCGGCAGTGGGCTAGGCATGAATATCGTGTTTAATTTGGTGACTCAAGAACTTAGTGGTGACATCAGGCTAGATTCTGAGATAGGAGAAGGAACTCGGTTTACAATTTCACTTCCTGAAAGCCTGTTAGTGAATTCAGACTAA
- the torC gene encoding pentaheme c-type cytochrome TorC, translating into MKWLLNIWRTLTQPAKYLTLGMVSLSAFLMGVIFWGGFNTALELTNTEEFCISCHSMESMPYKELQETVHWSNHSGVRATCPDCHVPHDWSRKIARKIEASHDMWGWMLQTVNTPEKFEDKRLEMASREWKRFDRDNSLACKNCHNYDSMKWEDMSKLAQKQMKRAAELDQSCIDCHKGIAHKLPDMGTSRAPELIAQVGSGERSPQAKKIYFTALTKPLFYNEKTDVEAGTLNIATKVKVLETKGNRVKVGIDGWRKKIGAGRVIYYDFGLNILSAQLTKDAALEEGVMQVFEEKEDPMTGLTWQRVEAKIWTEKDYLVTDLQPLWDYARETYTTSCSVCHTQPEEAHFDANSWPGMFQGMIAFVNMDQDTQALVQKYLQEHSSTFDKSAH; encoded by the coding sequence ATGAAGTGGTTACTTAACATCTGGCGTACACTGACTCAGCCAGCCAAATATCTCACCTTAGGCATGGTCAGCCTATCCGCCTTTTTGATGGGCGTTATCTTTTGGGGTGGGTTTAACACCGCACTTGAACTAACCAACACCGAAGAGTTCTGCATCAGCTGTCACAGCATGGAAAGCATGCCGTACAAAGAACTGCAGGAAACAGTGCATTGGTCAAATCACTCAGGCGTTCGTGCAACCTGTCCAGATTGTCATGTACCTCATGACTGGAGCCGTAAGATAGCGCGAAAAATAGAAGCCTCTCACGATATGTGGGGTTGGATGCTGCAGACGGTCAATACACCGGAGAAGTTTGAAGATAAGCGTCTGGAAATGGCTAGCCGTGAATGGAAACGCTTCGACCGAGATAACTCTCTTGCTTGTAAAAACTGTCACAACTATGACTCAATGAAGTGGGAAGACATGTCTAAGCTGGCTCAAAAGCAGATGAAGCGCGCTGCAGAGCTAGACCAAAGCTGTATCGATTGCCACAAAGGTATCGCACATAAGCTACCCGATATGGGCACCTCTCGTGCACCAGAATTGATTGCACAAGTCGGCTCAGGCGAACGCTCACCTCAAGCAAAGAAAATTTACTTTACAGCCTTAACCAAGCCACTTTTCTACAATGAAAAGACCGATGTTGAAGCGGGCACCTTAAACATAGCAACCAAGGTAAAGGTACTCGAAACTAAAGGTAATCGTGTCAAAGTTGGTATCGATGGCTGGCGTAAGAAGATAGGCGCAGGCCGCGTGATCTACTACGATTTTGGTCTCAATATTCTATCGGCTCAACTGACTAAAGATGCCGCACTCGAAGAGGGCGTGATGCAAGTCTTCGAAGAGAAAGAAGATCCGATGACAGGCCTAACTTGGCAACGTGTTGAAGCTAAGATCTGGACAGAAAAAGACTACCTAGTCACAGACCTACAACCACTTTGGGATTACGCCCGTGAAACCTACACCACCAGCTGTAGCGTCTGTCACACCCAGCCAGAAGAAGCGCATTTTGATGCTAACTCTTGGCCAGGTATGTTCCAGGGCATGATAGCGTTCGTTAACATGGATCAGGATACTCAAGCACTCGTACAGAAGTACCTGCAAGAGCATTCATCAACGTTCGATAAATCAGCCCACTAG
- a CDS encoding BamA/TamA family outer membrane protein has translation MSLPIPVLNVTPSGLAHGRFIKTSKLAIVLMALLSVSGNAQAGMFDELIDPKDGQLDASSYILNNAHGFMPVPFLITEPAVGTGGGAALLFFHETDEQKVIRLENPDKVSGIPPSVTGVVGGATSNGSKLAGVFHSGNWRQDSIRYLGGLFGGSFNLKYYAGSSNIANNFNIEGLYFLQDIDFRLSDSNFFFGANYVNMGSSSTFHFSGDIPGIDPIELDSRDASAALKLTYDSRDNQFSPRSGIKAGIKASFHDKNLGGDFDYHEYTGFVHTYSRLSEKWGLGFRGDIKSVSGGVPFYAKPFLDMRGMPAMRYQGDRTALVEIQLSYDIDERWTLIGFTGTGKAIEDGNSFDDAHWQTSKGAGFRYLIARQLGLRTGIDIAKGPEEWTMYIQFGGAWR, from the coding sequence ATGTCACTCCCGATACCAGTGCTGAACGTCACCCCTTCAGGTTTGGCCCATGGAAGGTTTATCAAAACAAGCAAGCTAGCTATAGTGCTAATGGCTCTACTCAGTGTTTCAGGAAACGCACAAGCTGGTATGTTCGATGAATTGATTGACCCTAAAGATGGTCAATTAGATGCCAGTAGTTATATCCTTAATAATGCTCATGGATTTATGCCAGTGCCGTTTCTGATCACTGAGCCAGCCGTAGGTACTGGAGGTGGAGCCGCCTTGCTTTTCTTCCATGAAACCGATGAACAAAAAGTAATCAGATTAGAAAACCCAGATAAAGTCTCCGGAATTCCTCCCAGCGTGACTGGAGTCGTTGGTGGTGCAACCAGCAATGGCAGCAAGCTTGCGGGTGTGTTTCACTCCGGTAACTGGAGACAAGACAGTATTCGCTACCTTGGTGGCTTGTTTGGCGGGTCATTTAATCTAAAGTACTATGCTGGTTCGAGTAATATCGCTAACAACTTTAATATTGAGGGCCTGTACTTTCTACAAGATATCGACTTTAGACTGAGCGACTCAAACTTTTTCTTCGGCGCTAATTACGTCAATATGGGTTCAAGTTCTACTTTTCATTTTTCCGGAGACATTCCCGGTATCGACCCGATTGAGTTAGATAGCAGAGATGCTTCGGCCGCACTTAAGTTGACTTATGACAGCCGTGACAATCAGTTTTCTCCCCGAAGTGGCATCAAGGCAGGCATTAAGGCCAGTTTTCACGATAAAAATCTCGGTGGTGATTTTGATTACCATGAGTACACAGGGTTTGTGCACACCTATTCCCGTCTCTCTGAGAAATGGGGACTGGGTTTCAGAGGCGATATAAAGTCAGTCTCAGGTGGCGTCCCCTTCTATGCAAAACCCTTTCTCGATATGCGCGGCATGCCAGCCATGCGTTACCAGGGCGACCGAACAGCGCTAGTCGAAATCCAGCTTAGCTATGATATTGATGAGCGCTGGACGCTAATCGGTTTTACCGGAACCGGTAAAGCCATTGAAGATGGAAATAGCTTTGACGATGCGCACTGGCAAACATCGAAAGGGGCAGGCTTTAGGTATCTAATCGCCAGACAACTTGGCCTAAGAACCGGTATCGATATCGCTAAAGGCCCAGAGGAGTGGACGATGTACATTCAATTCGGTGGTGCTTGGCGGTAA
- a CDS encoding periplasmic nitrate reductase, NapE protein, whose translation MTQQTSSETAKQVKTKELKALGFIIFLLFPIITITGISAYGFILWMYQAFGGVVGH comes from the coding sequence ATGACACAGCAAACGTCATCAGAAACAGCCAAGCAAGTTAAAACTAAGGAGCTTAAAGCCCTTGGTTTTATCATTTTTTTGCTATTCCCCATCATCACCATAACGGGTATCAGCGCCTATGGTTTCATCCTCTGGATGTATCAGGCATTTGGTGGTGTCGTCGGGCACTAA
- a CDS encoding CBS domain-containing protein translates to MDVKSANIKISQIMSTRIVTIEMDDRLTIVKEIFDNAPFHHLLVIEHDELQGILSERDYLRALSPNIGNISETERDSETLQRRAHQVMSRNPITIEPYQTIKRASELLLEYGIGSLPVLDNGKLVGIVTWKDLLKAFAS, encoded by the coding sequence ATGGATGTGAAATCAGCGAATATCAAAATATCACAAATCATGAGCACTCGTATCGTGACTATTGAAATGGACGATAGGCTCACCATAGTCAAAGAGATTTTTGATAATGCTCCGTTCCATCACCTCCTGGTTATCGAACACGATGAACTACAGGGTATCTTGTCGGAACGTGACTATTTACGGGCCTTGAGCCCCAATATAGGCAACATCAGCGAAACCGAACGCGACAGTGAAACCCTGCAGAGAAGAGCTCATCAGGTGATGAGTAGGAACCCAATCACCATAGAACCATATCAAACCATCAAGCGGGCAAGTGAGCTATTGCTCGAGTATGGAATAGGATCATTACCCGTTTTAGACAATGGCAAGCTAGTAGGAATTGTTACCTGGAAAGATCTATTAAAAGCCTTTGCGAGCTAA